Proteins from one Solea senegalensis isolate Sse05_10M unplaced genomic scaffold, IFAPA_SoseM_1 scf7180000013854, whole genome shotgun sequence genomic window:
- the LOC122760640 gene encoding NACHT, LRR and PYD domains-containing protein 3-like — protein sequence MTQRPDSGPGPGPDLGLGSVQRLKAFFEHNDHMQQSADHNRWRSAMNQIKASEEEAPPSKTTLCEEHEGQRRIHQQEPDSAGPGPGPSCVSMKSDRSMDEPLYFKKEQRRIHQQGPDSAGPGPGPSCVSMKSDKSIGRIINFKDGQKHGELIVDQQKTEVLSGQSVQQHGADLDSIFKLLEENIICFVKNELKKIHKVLDTDHTEVSENQREDEEQRSSREAFLKITEDFLRRMKQEKLADSKRTFNVKGRTSYFLNDPLTDLFSCVLSEIRASAWRRELKSNLKKKFQCLFEGVAKAGNSTLLNEIFTELYITEGGTGEVNEEHEVRQIERASWKPDRPETSIRQEDIFKASAGRDGPIRRVMTKGVAGIGKTVLTQKFTLDWAEDKSNQNVQLMFPFTFRELNVLKEKKFSLVELIHHFFTETKEAGICRFEDFKVVFIFDGLDECRLPLDFHNSEILTDVTVSTSVDVLLTNLIRGKLLPSARFWITTRPAAANQIPPDCVDMVTEVRGFTDPQKEDYFRKRFRDEEQARRIISHIQTSRSLHIMCHIPVFCWITSTVLENMLKTRDGGELPKTLTEMYIHFLVVQSKVKKVKYDGGAETDPHWSPKNRKMIKSLGKLAFQQLQKGNLIFYESDLTECGIDITAASVYSGVFTQIFKEERGLYQDKVFCFVHLSVQEFLAALHVHLTFITSGTNLLSEEPTTSQQSIQTNKPELNHLHQSAVDEALLSPNGHLDLSLRFLLGLSLETNQKLLRGLLTQTGSGSQTNQETVEYIKKKISENLSAERSINLFHCLNELNHRSLVEEIQESLTSGRLSTKTLSPAQWSALVFILLSPGKDLEEFDLKKYSASEEALLKLLPVVKASNKALLSGCNLSERSCEALSSVLSSVSSSLRHVDLSNNDLQDPGVKLLCHGLKSPHCSLETLRMSGCKLSERSCEALSSVLSSVSSRLRHVDLSNNDLQDQGVKLLCDGLKSPHCSLETLRMSGCKLSERSCEALSSVLSSVSSRLRHVDLSNNDLQDQGVKLLCDGLKSPHCSLETLRMSGCKLSERSCEALSSVLSSVSSRLRHVDLSNNDLQDQGVKLLCDGLKSPHCSLETLSLSGCLVSEEGCSSLTSALNSNPSHLRELDLSYNHPGDSGEKLLSAGLKSPHWRLDTLRMDHAGEQRLKPGLRKYSCELELDTNTMHRNLKLSDDNRKVTFVTEDQSYPDHPDRFEFWSQLLCRPGLTGRCYWEVEWRGTVYISLSYRGIKRKGNSFECLFGDNDQSWSLICSDVHGNSVLHCGTEKFIMSSVSHRVSVYVDCPAGTLSFYSVSSDSLIHLHTFRTTFTEPVYPGFRSVGSSVSLCPL from the exons caggtggcgctctgcTATGAATCAGATCAAGGCCAGTGAAGAGGAAGCTCCGCCCTCTAAAACCACTCTGTGTGAGGAACATGAGggtcagag GAGGATCCATCAACAGGAACCAGACTCTGccggacctggacctggacccagctgtgtgtccatgaagagtgacCGGTCCATGGATGAACCTTTGTACTTCAAAAAAGAACAGAG GAGGATCCATCAACAGGGACCAGACTCTGccggacctggacctggacccagctgtgtgtccatgaagagtgacAAGTCTATAGGTCGTATTATTAACTTCAaggatggacaaaaacatggtgaactgAT AGTTGATCAGCAGAAGACAGAGGTTCTCAGTGGTCAGTCTGTCCAGCAGCATGGAGCAGACCTGGACTCCATATTTAag ctgctggaggagaacatcATCTGCTTTGTGAAGAACGAGCTGAAGAAGATCCACAAGGTTCTGGATAcagatcacacagaagtctcagagaatcagagggaggatgaggagcagaggagcagcagagaggcctTTCTGAAGATCACAGAGGACTTCTTAAggaggatgaagcaggagaAGCTAGCTGACAGTAAGaggacttttaatgtgaaaggaagaacatcttattttctcaatgatccactcactgatttattttcttgtgttctgTCAGAAATCAGAGCTTCAGCTTGGCGACGTGAACTCAAAtcaaacctgaagaagaagttccagtgtttgtttgagggTGTGGCTAAAGCAGGAAACTCCACCCTTCTGAATGAGATCTTCACagagctctacatcacagagggagggacTGGAGAGGTCAATGAAGAACATGAGGTCAGACAGATTGAAAGAGCTTCCTGGAAACCAGACAGACCAGAAACATCCATCAGACAAGaagacatctttaaagcctcaGCTGGAAGAGACGGACCAATCAGAAGAGTGATGACAAAGGGCGTGGCTGGCATTGGGAAAACAGTGTTAacacagaagttcactctggactgggctgaAGACAAAAGCAACCAGAACGTACAGCTCATGTTTCCCTTCACCTTCAGAGAGCTGAAtgtgctgaaagagaagaagttcagtttggtggaactcatccatcacttcttcactgaaaccaaagAAGCAGGAATCTGCAGGTTTGAAGACTTTAAGGTGGTCTTCATCTTTGATGGTCTGGACGAGTGTCGACTTCCTCTGGACTTCCACAACAGTGAGATCCTGACTGACGTCACAGTGTCCACCTCAGTGGACGTGCTGCTGACAAACCTCATCAGGGGGAAACTGCTTCCCTCTGCTCGCTTCTGGATAACCACAcgacctgcagcagccaatcagatccctcctgactgtgtggacatggtgacagaggtcagagggttcACGGACCCACAGAAGGAGGACTACTTCAGGAAGAGGTTCAGAGATGAGGAGCAGGCCAGGAGGATCATCTCCCACATCCAGACATCAcgaagcctccacatcatgtgccacatcccagtcttctgctggatcacttCAACAGTTCTGGAGAACATGTTGAAaaccagagatggaggagaactgcccaagaccctgactgaGATGTACATCCACTTCCTGGTGGTTCAGTCCAAAGTGAAGAAGGTCAAATatgatggaggagctgagaCAGATCCACACTGGAGTCCAAAGAACAGGAAGATGATTAAGTCTCTGGGGAAACTGGCttttcagcagctgcagaaaggaaacctgatcttctatgaatcagacctgacagagtgtGGCATCGAtatcacagcagcttcagtttacTCAGGAGTCTTCACTCAGATctttaaagaggagagaggcctGTACCAGGACAAGGTCTTCTGCTTTGTCCATCTGagtgttcaggagtttctggctgctCTTCATGTTCATCTGACCTTCATCACCTCTGGAACAAATCTGTTGTCAGAAGAACCAACAACGAGCCAGCAgtccatacaaacaaacaaacctgaactgAATCATCTGCACCAGAGTGCTGTGGACGAGGCCTTACTGAGTCCAAATGGACACCTGGACTTGTCCCTCCGCTTCCTCCTGGGTCTTTCACTGGAGACCAATCAGAAGCTCTTAAGAGGTCtactgacacaaacaggaagtggttcacaGACCAATCAGGAAACAGTTGAGTacatcaagaagaagatcagtgagaatctgtcagcagagagaagcatcAACCTGTTCCACTGTCTGAATGAACTGAACCATCGTTCTCTTGTGGAGGAGATCCAAGAGTCCCTCACATCAGGACGCCTGTCCACAAAGACACTGTCTCCTGCTCAGTGGTCAGCTCTGGTCTTCATCTTACTGTCACCAGGAAAAGATTTGGAAGAGTTTGACCTGAAGAAATACTCTGCTTCAGAGGAGGCtcttctgaagctgctgccggTGGTCAAAGCCTCCAACAAAGCTCT ACTGAGTGGCTGTaacctctcagagagaagctgtgaagctctgtcctcagtcctcagctctgtgtcctctagtctgagacacgtggacctgagtaacaatgacctgcaggatccaggagtgaagctgctgtgtcatggactgaagagtcctcactgttctctggagactctcag aatgagtggctgtaaactctcagagagaagctgtgaagctctgtcctcagtcctcagctctgtgtcctctcgtctgagacatgtggacctgagtaacaacgacctgcaggatcaaggagtgaagctgctgtgtgatggactgaagagtcctcactgttctctggagactctcag aatgagtggctgtaaactctcagagagaagctgtgaagctctgtcctcagtcctcagctctgtgtcctctcgtctgagacacgtggacctgagtaacaacgacctgcaggatcaaggagtgaagctgctgtgtgatggactgaagagtcctcactgttctctggagactctcag aatgagtggctgtaaactctcagagagaagctgtgaagctctgtcctcagtcctcagctctgtgtcctctcgtctgagacacgtggacctgagtaacaacgacctgcaggatcaaggagtgaagctgctgtgtgatggactgaagagtcctcactgttctctggagactctcag tctgtcaggttgtctggtctcagaggaaggatgttcttctctgacctcagctctgaactccaacccctcccatctcagagaactggacctgagctaCAATCATCCAGGAGACTCAGGAGagaagctgctgtctgctggactgaagagtcctcactggaGACTGGACACTCTCAg GATGGACCATGCTGGAGAGCAGAGGTTAAAACCTGGTCTCAGGAAGT attcatgtgaactggaactggacacaaacacaatgcacaGAAACCTCAAACTGTCTGAcgacaacaggaaagtgacctTTGTGACAGAAGATCAGTCGTATCCTGATCATCCAGACAGATTTGAGTTCTGGTCTCAGCTGCTGTGTAGACCTGGTCTGACTGGTCGCTGTTACTGGGAGGTCGAGTGGAGAGGAACTGTTTATATATCACTGAGTTACAGAGGAATCAAGAGGAAAGGCAACagttttgagtgtttgtttggagATAATGATCAGTCCTGGAGTCTGATCTGCTCTGATGTTCATGGTaactctgtccttcactgtggGACAGAAAAattcatcatgtcctctgtctctcacagagtATCAGTGTATGTGGACTGTCCTGCTGGgactctgtccttctacagcgtctcctctgactcactgatcCACCTCCACACCTTCAGGACCACATTCACTGAACCGGTTTATCCTGGGTTCCGGTCTGTTggttcctcagtgtctctgtgtcctctgtag